A region from the Nonlabens sp. YIK11 genome encodes:
- a CDS encoding transcription antitermination protein NusB: protein MLTRRHLRIKVMQAVFVFHRQRPDDLKELEKFLNGSMTQTFVLFLYMLQLLVKIHELAEQRFKLAQDRFTGSEAVKNPSRALIENKVLIELAKSPALKEALKKRKLDPWHLDSKYVERLYEQIVNDKIFVMYASEESDSIKKDQNFVNSIFSEIIAPDDELMSYLEDANITWMDDYPLVNTEIIKFVRKIKVNKEIKLPELVKDSEDIKFAMDLFRRTILNHDELWNRLEGKTPNWDSERIAQIDAVMIMMAQCEFLYFPSIPVKVSLNEYLEISKDYSSPKSRIFINGILDNLLKQFQKDDMINKIGRGTM, encoded by the coding sequence ATGCTTACCCGTAGACATTTGCGCATCAAGGTCATGCAGGCCGTTTTTGTCTTTCATAGACAACGACCCGATGACTTGAAGGAATTGGAAAAATTTCTCAATGGCAGTATGACGCAAACCTTTGTACTGTTTCTTTACATGTTGCAGCTACTGGTAAAAATCCATGAACTGGCAGAACAGCGCTTCAAGCTGGCCCAGGACCGCTTCACGGGATCTGAAGCTGTCAAAAACCCTAGTCGCGCACTTATAGAAAACAAGGTCTTAATCGAGCTTGCCAAAAGTCCAGCCCTTAAGGAAGCTCTCAAGAAACGCAAATTGGATCCTTGGCATCTAGATTCAAAATATGTGGAGCGTCTTTATGAGCAGATCGTCAATGACAAGATCTTTGTCATGTACGCCAGTGAGGAAAGTGATAGCATCAAGAAAGATCAAAACTTTGTTAATTCCATATTTTCTGAAATCATAGCACCAGATGATGAATTGATGAGTTATCTGGAAGATGCGAACATCACATGGATGGATGATTATCCACTGGTGAATACAGAGATCATCAAATTTGTAAGAAAGATAAAGGTCAACAAAGAGATCAAACTTCCAGAATTAGTCAAGGACAGTGAAGACATCAAATTTGCGATGGACCTTTTTAGACGTACCATCTTGAACCATGACGAATTATGGAACCGTCTGGAAGGAAAAACTCCCAACTGGGATTCAGAACGTATAGCACAAATCGATGCGGTCATGATCATGATGGCTCAATGTGAATTCTTGTATTTCCCTAGCATACCGGTTAAGGTATCTCTTAATGAATATCTGGAGATCTCAAAAGATTACAGCTCACCCAAGAGCCGCATCTTTATCAATGGAATTTTGGACAACTTGCTCAAGCAGTTCCAAAAGGACGATATGATCAATAAAATAGGGCGCGGCACCATGTAA
- a CDS encoding Glu/Leu/Phe/Val family dehydrogenase — translation MGYTMSQDYTTLEKIINQDPVFGQLSFNDHEQVVFCNDKDTGLKAIISIHNTVLGPALGGTRMWNYDNEWSALNDALRLSRGMTYKSAITGLNLGGGKAVIIGDAKTQKTPEMMRKFGEFVHSLSGKYITAEDVGMNTEDMDLVREVTPYVTGISESKGGSGNPSPITAYGVFMGMKAAAQFKYGSDVLEDKVIYVEGVGHVGETLVEYLTEEGAKVVIADINRERLEEVSSKYRATIYQGADLHSEPMDIYAPCALGATINDNSINKLQAQIIAGAANNQLADEAKHGMLLQQRGIVYAPDFLINAGGIINVFAELEGYDRSEIMRKTENIYTTTIEILKKAADNGVTTHTAALQIAQARIDARRAEHSSQSH, via the coding sequence ATGGGTTACACCATGTCTCAAGACTATACTACTTTAGAAAAAATCATCAATCAGGATCCGGTTTTTGGACAGTTGTCCTTCAACGATCATGAACAAGTGGTTTTTTGCAACGACAAAGATACAGGATTAAAGGCCATCATAAGTATACATAATACGGTATTGGGCCCAGCTTTGGGCGGTACGAGAATGTGGAATTATGACAACGAATGGTCTGCCCTAAATGATGCCTTAAGGCTCTCTCGAGGCATGACTTATAAAAGCGCCATTACCGGTCTTAATTTAGGTGGTGGTAAGGCAGTGATCATTGGGGACGCCAAAACCCAGAAGACTCCAGAGATGATGCGCAAATTTGGTGAGTTTGTTCACAGTCTTAGCGGTAAGTACATCACCGCAGAGGATGTTGGGATGAATACAGAGGATATGGACCTGGTGCGTGAAGTAACTCCTTACGTCACAGGAATTTCAGAAAGTAAAGGTGGCTCTGGTAACCCATCGCCCATCACCGCATATGGTGTGTTTATGGGAATGAAGGCTGCAGCACAGTTCAAGTATGGTAGTGATGTGCTAGAAGACAAAGTCATCTATGTAGAAGGTGTAGGCCATGTAGGTGAAACCCTTGTGGAATACCTCACGGAAGAAGGTGCAAAGGTCGTCATTGCAGACATCAACCGCGAGCGCCTGGAAGAGGTAAGCTCTAAATATAGAGCTACCATCTATCAAGGTGCAGACCTGCATTCTGAACCTATGGATATCTATGCGCCCTGTGCGTTAGGTGCCACGATCAACGACAACTCCATCAACAAGCTGCAGGCACAAATCATCGCTGGAGCGGCTAACAACCAGCTGGCCGATGAGGCTAAACACGGCATGTTGCTACAGCAGCGAGGCATCGTATATGCGCCAGATTTCTTGATCAACGCTGGTGGTATCATAAATGTCTTTGCAGAGCTGGAAGGTTACGACCGTTCAGAAATCATGCGCAAGACAGAAAACATCTATACGACGACCATCGAGATCCTTAAAAAGGCCGCAGATAATGGGGTCACGACGCACACCGCTGCGCTACAGATCGCTCAGGCACGTATCGATGCAAGACGAGCAGAACACAGCAGTCAATCCCATTAA
- a CDS encoding ABC transporter ATP-binding protein: MKELLKLNKLFAKYKWQLIFGIIVTIASRYLSLYLPKYVGKIINLLNAYGNGERTDLEQVKDDLLLYIGIILGTTLLAAILTFIMRQLIIVVSRHLEYDLKNIIYQQYQRLSLSFYKQNRTGDLMNRISEDVSKVRMYMGPAIMYGINMITLFAVVIPAMIDTAPTLALYTIVPLPFLSIAIYVVSREIHKRSTLVQQYLSNLNTISQEAFSGISVIKAYNLASQMNSQFAQVANDSKDKNIDLARVQALFFPLMVLLIGLSNILVIYVGGRQVIAGEIEVGTIPEFLIYVNMLTWPVAVVGWVTNMIQQAEASQKRINQFLDIEPQIQNLVEETTRVEGSIEFDKVNFVYEDTNIHALKDLSFKIHSGGTLAILGKTGSGKSTVLELIGRLYDVTDGVIKIDGKPIRDLNLDDLRQSIGYVPQDAFLFSDTIGNNIAFGNKDASEEEIVAAAKNAVVHKNIKNFTHGYETVLGERGITLSGGQKQRVSIARAIIKEPNILLFDDCLSAVDTETEEQILNNLKKVTRDTTTIIVSHRVSSAKNADLIIVLEDGSIIESGDHETLLEADGYYADLYANQMLEQ, encoded by the coding sequence ATGAAGGAATTACTGAAGCTCAATAAGCTGTTTGCCAAGTATAAATGGCAGCTCATTTTTGGAATTATTGTCACGATTGCCTCCAGATATTTGTCTCTTTACTTGCCTAAGTACGTAGGTAAGATCATCAATCTACTCAACGCCTATGGGAACGGTGAACGTACTGATCTAGAACAGGTCAAGGACGACCTACTTCTTTATATAGGCATCATCTTAGGCACTACCCTACTTGCAGCGATTTTGACGTTCATCATGCGCCAACTGATCATTGTGGTTTCCAGGCATCTGGAGTATGATCTCAAGAATATCATTTACCAGCAATACCAGCGATTATCATTAAGCTTTTACAAACAGAATCGTACAGGTGACTTGATGAATCGCATAAGCGAAGATGTCTCTAAAGTACGCATGTACATGGGGCCAGCCATCATGTATGGTATCAACATGATTACTTTGTTTGCCGTGGTGATTCCCGCAATGATCGACACGGCACCAACGCTTGCACTCTACACCATCGTGCCATTGCCGTTTTTATCTATCGCTATTTATGTGGTAAGCCGCGAGATTCACAAGCGCTCCACACTGGTACAGCAATACTTGTCCAATCTCAACACCATATCTCAAGAGGCTTTTAGTGGCATTTCGGTCATCAAGGCCTATAATCTCGCATCTCAAATGAATTCTCAGTTTGCGCAGGTGGCTAATGACAGTAAGGACAAGAACATTGACCTTGCACGGGTTCAAGCCTTGTTTTTTCCTTTGATGGTATTGCTAATTGGACTTAGCAATATTTTGGTGATTTACGTAGGTGGTCGTCAGGTCATTGCAGGAGAAATTGAAGTAGGAACCATTCCAGAATTCTTGATTTATGTCAATATGCTTACCTGGCCGGTAGCGGTTGTGGGTTGGGTGACCAACATGATCCAGCAAGCTGAGGCTTCCCAAAAACGCATCAATCAATTTCTGGACATTGAACCCCAGATTCAAAACCTAGTAGAAGAAACTACTCGTGTCGAAGGAAGCATCGAGTTTGACAAGGTCAATTTTGTCTATGAAGACACCAACATCCATGCGCTTAAAGACCTTTCCTTCAAAATTCACAGTGGCGGCACACTGGCCATACTAGGTAAAACAGGTAGCGGTAAGTCTACCGTTCTGGAATTGATTGGTCGCCTATACGATGTGACCGATGGCGTTATCAAGATTGACGGTAAACCTATTAGGGATTTGAATCTGGATGATTTAAGACAATCCATAGGATATGTACCTCAAGATGCCTTTTTATTTTCTGACACTATCGGGAACAATATAGCCTTTGGAAACAAGGATGCCAGTGAGGAAGAAATTGTTGCTGCCGCAAAAAATGCAGTCGTTCACAAGAATATCAAGAATTTCACTCACGGCTATGAAACCGTGCTGGGCGAGCGAGGCATCACTTTAAGCGGTGGACAAAAACAAAGGGTTTCCATTGCAAGGGCCATTATCAAAGAACCCAACATTTTGTTGTTTGACGACTGTTTGAGTGCCGTAGATACAGAGACTGAAGAGCAGATCCTGAACAACCTCAAAAAAGTAACCCGAGACACCACCACCATTATCGTGAGCCACCGTGTGAGCTCTGCCAAGAATGCAGATCTTATCATCGTTTTAGAGGATGGTAGCATCATAGAGAGCGGTGATCATGAGACGCTACTGGAAGCAGACGG
- a CDS encoding DUF1573 domain-containing protein has product MKKIVLLFAAVAAVTLTSCNESASAKIDEANLTAAADRESVEANYPVMTFDQPEYDFGTVNEGTVVEKEYTFKNTGTSPLIIVNAKGSCGCTVPTWTKEPVAPGEEGTLLVKFNTSGKPNAQSKSVTITTNTEAGTEVIVIKGFVTGKSSTPNA; this is encoded by the coding sequence ATGAAAAAAATAGTTTTGTTGTTTGCAGCAGTTGCTGCCGTGACACTTACAAGTTGTAATGAATCCGCATCTGCAAAGATTGATGAGGCTAACCTTACTGCTGCTGCAGACCGTGAGTCCGTAGAGGCAAATTATCCAGTGATGACTTTTGACCAGCCAGAATATGATTTTGGAACGGTCAATGAAGGTACTGTTGTTGAAAAAGAATATACATTCAAAAACACAGGAACGTCTCCATTGATTATCGTGAATGCAAAAGGTAGTTGTGGATGTACGGTTCCTACGTGGACTAAAGAGCCAGTAGCGCCAGGAGAAGAAGGAACCCTTCTTGTCAAATTCAATACCAGTGGTAAGCCTAATGCACAGAGTAAATCTGTAACCATTACTACAAATACTGAAGCTGGAACTGAGGTGATCGTCATCAAAGGTTTTGTAACTGGAAAGTCCAGTACACCTAACGCCTAA